Genomic DNA from Garra rufa chromosome 22, GarRuf1.0, whole genome shotgun sequence:
ACGGTTGCTAAAGTGTTCGGAGTAATTGTGCTTTGAGTGTTTTTTCAGTTGCTATGGTgatttagtgtgttgctatgcagttgctatggtgtttcagtgtgttgctatgcacttGCTACAGTATGATGTTTTAGTGTGTTATGTGGTGGAGTAAATGTGTATAGTGTTTTAGtgtgttgttatgtggttgctaaggtgttccaagtgtttttaatgcattgttaTGCAGTTACTATAGTCTTTAagttgctatatggttgctaaaGTGTTCGGAGTAATTGTGCTCTGAGTGTTTTTTTCTTAATGTGCTGggtgcagttgctatggtgttttagtgtattgctatgcagttgctatgatgTTTTAGTGTCTTATGTAGTTGAGCTATACTGTTCTGAGTAGATGTTCTCAGAGTGTTTTTAATGTGTTGCCATGCAGTTGTTATGATGTTTTAGTCtcttgctatgtggttgctaaaatGTTCTGAGTGAAGGTGTTTTAAGcggtttttagtgtgttgctatggtgtttttgGCATTTGTAATGTGTTgtaatgtggttgctatggtgttttagAGTGCTGACTTGGTAATATATTGAAATGCATTGCTAAGTGGCTGCTGTtgtgttttagtgtgttgctatgtggttgctaaggtgtttaaGAGTTTTTGATGTGTTGCTATGTGAgtgttatgcagttgctaaggtgttttagtgtgttgctatgcagttgctaaattGTTCTGGGTGAAGGTGGTTTGAGTGGTTTTTATCCAGTTTTGTGGTGTTTTAGTGTGTTTCTATGCAGTTGTTAAGGTGTTTTAAGTCTTTTTAatgcgttgctatgcagttgctatggtgttttagtgtgttgctatgtggttgctaaagtgttctgagCAAATGTGCTCTGTGTTTTttaatgtgttgctatgtggtttctatgGTCTTTTAGTGTGTTATATGGTGTttcagtgtgttgctatgtggttgctaaagtcttttaaatgtttttaatgtgttgctatgtggttgctatgcagtttctatggTTTTTCATTGTATTActtactatgcagttgctaaagtTTTCTGGGTAAAGGTGTTTTGGAGTGTCTTTAATGAGTTGCAATGCAGTTTCTATggtgttttagtgtgttgctatgctgttgctaaagTGTTTTAATGCATTGCTATGGTGTttcagtgtgttgctatgcagttgctaaagtgCTCTAGGTGAAGGTGTTTTGAGTTGTGTGGTGCTATGCAGCTACTACggtgttttaaaatatttcattgtGTTACTAtgtagttgctatggtgtttttaGTGTGTTTCTATGTGTTTGCTATggtgttttagtgtgttgctgtgtggttgataAAGTTTTCTGAGTGACAGTGTTTGGAATGGTTTTTAatgcattgctatgcagttgctatggtgtttttagtgtgtttctatgtggttgctatggtgttttagtgtgttgctgtgtggttgataAAGTGTTCTGAGTGACAGTGTTTGGAGTGGTTTTTAAtgcattgctatgtggtttctattGTGTTTTTAGTGTGTTGATATGTGCTTTCTATGGTGTTTTTAGtgtgtttctatgtggttgctatggtgttttagtgtgttgctgtgtAGTTGATGAAGTGTTCTGAGTGACAGTGTTTGGAGTGATTTTTAATGCATTGCTATCCAGTTGCTaagcagttgctatggtgtttttagtgtgtttctatgtggttgctatggtgttttagtgtgttgctatgcggttgataAAGTGTTCTGAGTGAAAGAATTTGGAGTGTTTTTTATTGTGTTGCTACGCAGTTGCTATGCTGCTGCTAAAGTTATGTGTCTCTAAAATGCCATCCAGTATAAAGATGAATCGGTACACACAAGCGCCCCACACAGAATATGTGATGCCCTGATTTCATAACTGCGTGTTCGTTTATTAGATATCTGGGCTAATTTGATCATGCTTTCAGCTGCCAATAAGAGTGAGATTCTCTCAGCTCCATTTAGAACATGTTACCAGGTATAAATCCATTCTgcaatgggggggggggggggggggcctgAAAATGAGTAACTTACTTGGCCGCAGCAGTGAAGGCCAACTCCACATTCAGACCTGATTTAGCGCTGGTCTCCATGAAAGGAACGCCAAACTCCTGTAGAGAGAAAGAAACATGCTTTTCTTCCTTCTTTATAAAAGCAGACACAGTTTAACATTAAACATAATGCACACTGCATTTGTAAAGAGTGGGGTCAGTGCTTCAGATCAGTGCACATGAGAGTGTGTTTATGTCGCATATGCATGAATAATTTAAATGGGACAACCGCTCCAAAACAATAAAAGAGGCTAAATGCTTAATGCATAAAATGCCTGAGTGAAAACAGATACATGCACATACTGTGATGCTGGTTTAAAGATGCATTCAAGGTTTATGCATAAaaattagtatttaaaaaaacatatgtcTACGTGACCAAAATGACTGcataagtgtgttttcatgtctaGACATCACAAACCTTGGCCAGTTTTTCACCCTCCTCTCTCTTCACAATCCTTTCATGTGTAGCATCAGCCTGAAAAATCAATCAGTCTATCAATGCATCAATCAGTAAACAATGCATTATACATTAGCTTTGATTTCCAATCAGTTTTTTCTATATAAATTATGTATGAATGGATGCCATAGATGCATAAGTGCATAAGGTTCAGCAGGTTCACTCACCTTGTTACCCAGTAGCATGATCACTACATTCTGCTGAGCAAACTCATGAATCTCTGTGAGCCAGGCCTGCGAAAAGAGAACAACTGACAGCAAttgtactgtaaatttacaggaaATTACCACAATCTCTCATACAGGATGTAAATTATTATGTATGTGGTTTTAGTCCCTTTTCACAGTTGAATCACTGAGCTAGAAAGAAAACTGCAACGGTATTATAGGGCAGGTCATTTCAAGGACtgtttaatcaataaatggcTTTCGGTTTTGCCAGGGTGAATTTGCAGTCACGCTAAAAAGGAGCTAATAAGGAAAACCAGGGGAAATGGCGTTCAGGAGAGgggagatagacagacagagaaagagacGGAGAGGGTGATGAGAAAAGCCCTGGGGACACATGAAGCCTGACCTCAGGTTAATGAAAGCCTCCTGTTAATATTGAGAGCAGGGAATCATAGCAGTGATAAAATTCAATGACACATCGAGTCACACAGTCAGGGTCAGACACATCCCGAGTCTCATAATCATCcttatctcacacacacacacacacacacacacacacacacacacatacacacacacacacacacacacacacacacacacacactggtttacatgttttatggggacattccataggcgtaatggttttcatactgtacaaaccgtattttctatcgccctaaccctaccctacacctaaacctagccctcacaggagattgtgcacacttttacttcatcaaaaaaactcattgtgcatgatttataagcctgtttcctcatggggacctgagaaatgtccccacaaggtcaaaatctactggtattcctatccttgtggggacatttggtccccacaacgtgatgaataccaggtacacacacacacacacacacacattctcaaTAACATTCTCAATAGCATTCTCTGTGAAGTACTGCTGctgcactctcagaaaaaaaggtacaaaagctgtcactggggtggtaccTTTTAAAAAATAGCAATATGTACTATTTGGGTACTAACATGTACACTTTTGGTATTATGTACCTTTAAGGTACTTATATGCACCATTTAAAAGCAAATAAGGTGCAAAGGTGTAGCTTTTAAAAAGATACCATCACAGTGAGCTTTTGCACTTTTTCTCAGAGAGTGTACAGTATATGCATTATATGCTCACACTACAGTTAATACCACTTTAGTTTTGGGTCCACTATTAGCTAattattaactatgacttttgacctcaataaactcctaatttgctttaataaaagtttaataatagttagtaaggtagttgttacaTTTGGATATGGTGATAGTTTAAGGGATCTAAAAATGGTCATGCAGGCatcaatatgtgctttataagtacttaTAAActgccaatatgctagtaatatgcttgccagtaagcaactagttaacagtgagaattgatcctttaaaaaaaatgtagtgtttattaaaaaaatgaccgTGGATTTAACGGTAaaaggctgtaaaaaaaaaagctacagtaaaaacctgttaagtGGTTAACAGTAAGTTCCTCTACTATATAGAGTGAAAAACTGTATtagacattgcatgtaattttacggtagtataccgttttcgGAAGTAGAAAAAGAacataaaatttacagtgaataaatgtaaatgacattcccagaattccctgtgttacatttcaaatttgatgtttttttttttgttgaaataactatgATGATTCTTAattttttcttatcagttttgtaTATTAGGGATTTATgatacatctaatgttgttacatgaatgtttattgcattatttcagttttaatgtgaatgaatgacactgtgcaccttccatatttgttagtatttaaaagctgcttCTGATGGGCTTTGGTTGATCATGTGACTTTACTATCACCACCTGCTTTTAGTGGTTATCAGTGAATTACAAAGGTACAacacagatttcagtacttcaatcaTTTAGTATATTAACATTAATTCAGTTAATGAAATTatggtatttaaatgtaaatttaaaatgtaaaacctaaaagttgctaccatattttttacagtaaaattctgtcaaggacagctgctgttttttttaCCGTAgatttgacagatttttttttttacagtgtaacccTTTACGGGTTCATCCTGCACTGTTCATTCTACAGGCATGGAATATACCTTAAATCAGGGATTTACAAACTTTTTTTGTGAGCCAatgtaaaaagttttattttttgattatattttaaagaatgttagtAACCAAACAATTACTGGTCCCAACTGACTTCCACAGTATGGAGAAAaaatgcatacaggtttggaacgacatgagggtgcataaatgatgacataattttcatttttgagtgaacgatTCATTAGGAATGGCcacattagcaaaaaaaaaaggtcCTTTATCCATTGTCAACAGCGTAAAGATGTATAAAGCACCGCTCATGAAGAAGGCAGTTTCAAAACAAGCAGCTTTATTTTGGTTGGTGCTGCAAATTCACTCAGACAGAAATTTCATAGCTGTCTGTGTTCTAAATTATTCACTAATTAGTAAAATAATGAATAACCATGACAACTAATGACAAATGGGAACATATGAACAAAcgaaaacaaagagaaacatactAAAAGTCCttgaaatgaaaactaaaatacctcaaattaagaataacatgaagaaaaagaacaaactgagacagactaaatccagaggaactgtggcaacatctccaagatgcttgaaaaactatgtgcaagtgcacctagagCAAAAGCTTCATCAAAAGCAACGGATGGTcccaccaaatgttgatttaatttagttaatagaagtttgTTCCAATGTTCCCATTTGTCATTATCACtgcttttctttcttctttttgtcttgtttccagccaaaatgtctaaaaattcatAAATCAGATACATCAGAaattttatttcccaaaaaaaaaaaaaaaaaagattattttccataccccactggcagattattttgcttgtttcaagctaaaacgcacttaattttgacttgttttgtctagaaaatcctccttgatttatgaatttttagatatttttggctggaaacaagacaaaaaatcttaaaCCCATTTTTATTTGGTGAAAATACTGTTCTAATATTTTAGCAACCACTGTATATTGTAACTTAAACTGCAATATGATGTGATATTGCTACTGCTAAGTCAtccaaacacaaaaaacaaagacTAAAACAAAGACTAGCCACCTTACATGTaacaatacaaatatttacatcttaaattCTTCACATTAAAGCCATCAGACCTTGGCACTTTTGTGTCAAATCCTCAAGCTTTGATTTTGGCAGCATATTGGTAAAATACTTCAGCTCACAAAAATACTAGAAATTCTGATTCAGTCAGAAGATATTTGAAGTAATATGGTGAAATGATTTTGAACCTTTGAGTTTGTCTCTTATCAACCTAAATTGGTTTATTTTGCATTAATAGGGAGACTGTATATCCTCTTATCCTTGGCTATTCTCTGTATATCCTGCCCTCTTGCACAccatacacttaaaaataaaggtgcttcaaaaggttcttcaagcgatgccatagaagaaccatttttggttctacaaagaactattcagtcaatggttctttaaagaaccatttgttgcttacttttttataatctgaagaaccttatttgccacaaagaaccttttatgatacagaaaggttcttcagatgttgaaggttctttatggaaccattcagaaaaaaaatccttctatggcattgtggagcacctttatttttaattggTTAATTGGAGTGTAATTGGTTAATTATATACAGTGCCTGGAGCCTATTGGTCATGTGGTCAAAAATAGGAAAACAAAGCTAAAACAGACATTTTAGGTTCGTCCAAGAAATATAAAGAATGTAAGGCCACCCTATGCAATAACAGCCCTCTGATTGTTCATTAGCAGTCTTATTTCACAGCTCTGTACCAAATAAATACATACCTTGAGCTCTGCAACAAGTGTTTTCAGGTAGAAATTTATCACAGCAAGGGCTTTTTTAATCACATGCAATTGCCTCAGTGCATGCAAAAGACAAAGAATCTGTCTGCATTAAATCTCTAGCCTCATCTGGTGATTCTGCCGGATCCTCTGCTTCAGTTCCTCCCCGATCTCGACGCTTTCGCATGTGCATCTCTTTGCCGTCGGTCTAAATACGGCCGCACTCCCACGCTCTCGTACCCTGACTCATCATCACAGACTCTGAAAATGGGTCGCTCTCTCCACGCCTCTGAAACTCACTCAccctcatttgcatttaaaaagcaTAACAGTGCTATTTAGCAATCTGTCATAAGCCTTGTACTATATCAGTGCGCATGTTTATTTCCCCCTGGGTCCGGAACAGGAGAACGAAAGAGAAAGAGCGCCGTTTGATCCCTCTGCTGTGTTTGTTTCATGTTCAGCTTCCAGGCTTTCTTAAAAGTACAATCAACATTGGTCCACCGATATGCTTCATTTTCTTTCATAGGCCGAAAAATAATTCATTAAGGCAAGAAGGCTGTATCGAATGTTTGATTTGCGTTACTCTTACTAAAAGGCCACATTTCAAAAGCCCTCTGGCCAACAATACAACACTGGCTGAATATCATACCTTACATTACAAAAATATCTTTCTCGCAATCGCAGTGCAACCAGGATATGGTTAGTAcatgtgcactgcaaaaaaaaaaaaaaaaaaaaaaaaatcagtatttcttgtcttgttttcaagtacaaatatttcaaaattcttaaaaagacaaaaactcTTTTCAAGCATAAAAGAATTTTATTTCCAAAACCAAGCCTCACTGCAACACTATGTTAATAGACTCtagaatatttgtgaccctggaccacaaaaccagtcataagggtcaattataaaggaataaataagctttctattcatgtatgatttgttatgacatgccaatattcagacgagatacaactatttgaatatctggaatctgagggtgcaaaaagaagtctaaatattgagaaaatcgcctttgaagttgtccaaacgaaattcttagcaatgcatattactaatcaaaaatgtgaccctggaccacaaaaccagtcttaagtcgctggggtatatttgtagtaatagccaaaaatacatagtatgggtcacaattatagatttttcttttatgctaaaaatcattaggaaattaagtaaagatcatgttccatgaagatttttttgtaaaattcctactgtaagcatatcaaaatgtaatttttgattagaaatatgcattgttaagagctcaatttggacaactttaaaggtgattttctcagtattttgatttttttgcaccctcatattccagattttcaaatagtcgaccaaatatcgtcctatcctaacaaaccatacatcaatagaaagcttatttaatgggctttcatatgatgtatacatctcagttttgtaaaatttaaccttatgactggttttgtggtccagggtcacaaattaagttttgatatatttagggtaggaaacttacaaaatgaaatatgatctttacttaatttcctaatgattttttggcataaaagaaaaatcgataattttgacccatagttgtggattattgtgatgtttttatcagctgtttggactctcattctgacgacacccatttactgcagaggatccattggtgaacaagtgatgaaatctccaaatctgatgaaaaacaaactcatctatatcttggatggcctgaaggtgaatacattttcagcatatttCCATTTCTGGGTGAATGATTCCTTTAAAGCACTCAATCCTATTGATTCTCCATGACTGACAGCAGCAGAACAAGCACACTAGAAGAGTTAGTCTGACCTAGCACCAGTATAACAGTTATTCAAGAAAACTTCAATCTTTAGAGAAACAAGTCATTgcacatttaatttttaatagtaTTTATCAAGTCTATTCTGTATGTtctgtggccgggcggggaatagcacgacagaacaagaggtttaggtgagccccggagggtgcgtttattgacaaCAGTGCAGAAGTGAAGGAGATAATACGGGGAAAGGGCGATGTGGCGTCTTCGGTGCTCGGTGTCTCGTGAATCCTCTGTCCCTTCGTGCTCTTTGGTGACTGTGGCCAGTGAGGGGTGAGTGCAGGAACGTGCGGTCACCCCGAGTGAAAGCGGTCCAGGCTGGGTGCGGCCCAATCGTCACGGCGAGTCTGTGAAAGGAACGATAGAGAGAGACGGTAAGCGTTTTAGCTCTTTGGAGAAGCTTCTCACCCTTCTGTCCTTTGGGGCTCGTTTATAAAGGAGATCTCGCCGTGATCGATTGGTCCGTGTTGAGCAGTTGCAGGTGTTCCtgatgagttgccagggcgacgctgattgttcctcgggactcccgccacactcccccccccaagcgacgtcctggttcTGGAGGAGAGAAGAAAAGGGGGAGACTGGGGGTGGGGGGgaagtgacccctgacagacctgcgtatgctgcccaggaccgagagagcCCGTCTGCGTTGGTGTTGCTGGTGCCGGctcggtggcgcacatcgaagtggaagtcctggagcgaaaGGAACCACCTTGTGACTCTGGCGTTTGTGTCTTTTGctcgggccatccactgtagggggGCGTGATCTGTAAAGAGAGTAAAATGTCGACCCAGTAAGTAATATtttagctccaggactgcccacttgatggcgagggCTTCCTTTTCCACGGCCGCGTATTTCTTCTCGGCCTGGGACAGCTTACGGCTGATGTACATGACAGGATGCTCttctccctcctggacctgggagagcacggctCCCAACCCCGTGTCAGAGGCATCCGTCTGGAGCAAGAAGGGACAGCCGAAGTCTGGAGCTCTCAGGACGGGTTCCGTGGTCAAGGCTTCCTTAATGCGTGTAAAGGCCCGCTCCGCGTAATCATTCCAGTGGACCCGttctggctgtcccttcctggtcaggtccgtCAGGGGGGCAGCTATAGAGGAGAAACTGGGGATAAAACACCGGTAATagcccgccaaccccaagaaggcacgtacctgggtCTTGTTGGTGGGCCGGGGGGTGTCCAGGACGGCCTTTACTTTGTTTTCCTGTGGTCGTATGAGTCCTCTCCCGACCGTGAACCCCAGGTAGCGTGCTTCGTTGTAGGCTAGGTGacacttgcgggggttggcggtcagtCCAGCCCGACGGAGCTCAGACAGCACCCTGCGGAGCCGCTCCAggtggtcctcccatgcctccgagtggatgactACGTCGTCAAGGTACGCCGCCGCGTATGTCTGATGGGGGCGAAGGACGACATCCATGAGGCGTTGAAATGTTGCGGGTGCCCCGTGCaagccgaagggaagggtccggtatTGCCAGTGGCCAGACGGAGTGGAGAAGGCTGTTTTTGGTCGGGCTTCGGAAGAAAGGGGGACTTGCCAATAGCCCTTTGTCAGGTCGAGTGTTGTGATataccgggcccttcccaggcgctcTAGGAGTTCgtccactcggggcatggggtagctgtcgaagGCAGAGACTTCATTGAGGCGCCGGTAGTCATTACAGAAGCGCAGGGTGCCGTCTGGCTTCGGGACGAGGACGATCGGGCTGGACCAAGGGCTCCGGGATGGCTCAATTACCCCCAGTTTGAGCATTTTTTGGACCTCCtgctctatagcctgccggcgggcctctgggactcgatagggccgttgccggacgacgACGCCTGGAGGAGTGTGGATGTCATGGGAGAGGACgttagtctggccgggggtgtcggagaagacgtcttggaactgaccgaccaggtgccgcagctccgtcttctgggCGGCCGAGAGGTTAGGGTTGGCGTCCACAACCGCGGGCTCTTGGACGGCTAGGGCGGCCACTTGGTCTCGGTCCCCGACCCATTTCTTCAGCAAATTGACATGATATAGTTGTACAGCCTGCCTTCGGCCGGGCTGTCTTACCCTGTAGTTCACCGGGCCGACTCGTTCCTCCACTGTATAGGGTCCTTGCCACTGTGCCAGGAACTTGCAGGCTACGttggggaccaagaccatcacctTGTCACCTGGgtggaactcccgcggttgggccgcccggttgtaCAGACGTTGCTGGGCTTGCTGGGACTTCACCagatgttcccggactaatggcatgacgcGGTCGATTTTACTCCTCATATCTTGCACATGCTCAACGACGGTCCGgtagactgccggctgctgctcccaggcctctcgggcCACGTCGAGGAGGCCGCGGGGTTGTCGTCCAAAGAGGAGCTCAAATGGGGTGAACCCCGTGGATGCCTGGGGAACTTCTCGGACTCCGAACAGCACATAGGGGAGGAGGAGGTCCCAATCTTTCTTGTCCTCAGCAGCTACCTTCCGCAACATCTGCTTCAGGGTCTGAttgaacctctcgacgagcccgtcggtctgagggTGGTAGACTGATGTGCGGATTTGTcgtaccttcagcagccggcagaggtcagccattagccgggacatgaagggcgttccctggtcggtcagtatctccgacggtAGCCCCACCCGGCTACACAGCAGGAACAGTTCCCGGGCGATGGATTTCGCGTTGGCTTGGCGTAGCGGAACGGCCtctggataccgggtggcgtagtctacaatgacgaggatgtgctcgtggccccggccagacctcggcaacggccctacgatgtccatcccgatccgctcaaagggcaccccAATGATGGGTAAAGGGATGAgtgggctggggggaggtttccgTGGGGATGTCCGTTGGCATGCTGGGCAGGCCTGGCAGAACCTCTTGACCTCTGCTTCGAGTCCCGGCCAGTGGAATCTATCACGGATACGTTGCACGGTATTCTGGGCGCCCAGGTGTCCAGCCATGGGGTGAGCATGCGCCAGCTCCAGGACTGTCTCCGTTTTCTCCTTGGGGACAACGAGAAGACGTTTTACCTCCCCCCGCCGCTCCGCGACACAGTACAGCAGACCGTTTTGCACGACGAAGTGTGGGAGAGGGTGAGGGGCCGGAAGGACGTCCTGGCCTTCAAGGACGCGTACTTGCCGCCAGCAGTGTTTCAGCCTGTCGTCTTCCTTCTGGGCTCTTCCAAAGTCTCCCCCACCCGTAACCTGCTGGAAAACATTATGGAAAAGGTTAGTATCACGGGCGGGGgactcaccctctctcccactgTCGGTTGTCAGCAGGCTGTGTGGGCTCTCAGACCCCCGCGACGGCTGGCGACGTAGGCGTCGGCGTGGACGGGCGGGCTGTGTGGTTTCGGCTAGGGCGgcctccaaccccggccagtcCCGTCCCAGTAGCAGCGGCACAGGTAGGTCCTTGAGGACGCCAACTTCCAGAGTCCAGGCTTTACGACCTTTGTGGAAGGtgagaagattagtaaatacctgGCGGGTATCTCCGTGGACACAAGTAATGGGCATTACAGCTTTGGGACTAGGCCGGGGTTCCAGCGTGCCGGGCCTTGCTAGGGACACGGCACTTCCTGAGTCCAGTAAAGCTTGACAGGAGCGGCCTTGAATTTTCACCGTGGTCATCGGGGCTCCACGGGGGGTCCTGCGGTGAACCACACAGCCCGCCATCCAAGGCTTCACAGGCGGAGACGGTGGGTCCGTGGGCATCGGTTCGTCGCGGGGGCTGGACGGTCTGCGCACTGGTCGTGGGATGCCCTCTGGCGGCCGTCGCTCCTGGGgcaccctccggggaaaaggcggcgctcgctccccggcctcccgaTGATAGGCTGCGTCCGCCAGTTCGACCGCCTCGACGAGCTCTGCGATGGACTTTGGGCCCCGCATGCCGGCAGCCTGCCTCATCGAGCGCG
This window encodes:
- the LOC141297859 gene encoding uncharacterized protein, which produces MEDIVKQLAEVSVRQQQCFELLTEQHGQIQGYLAELRLPAAQHIPLPDPRVTAARLLPKLTADDDIEAYLKMFESVARTEGWARGTWAALLAPLLSGEAQRAYFSLPASSQSNYNELKREILGRLGLSATTAAQRFHEWEFKARLPVRTQAADLMRLAEHWLLEDSPSPSQVAERVVVDRMLRALPRSMRQAAGMRGPKSIAELVEAVELADAAYHREAGERAPPFPRRVPQERRPPEGIPRPVRRPSSPRDEPMPTDPPSPPVKPWMAGCVVHRRTPRGAPMTTVKIQGRSCQALLDSGSAVSLARPGTLEPRPSPKAVMPITCVHGDTRQVFTNLLTFHKGRKAWTLEVGVLKDLPVPLLLGRDWPGLEAALAETTQPARPRRRLRRQPSRGSESPHSLLTTDSGREGESPARDTNLFHNVFQQVTGGGDFGRAQKEDDRLKHCWRQVRVLEGQDVLPAPHPLPHFVVQNGLLYCVAERRGEVKRLLVVPKEKTETVLELAHAHPMAGHLGAQNTVQRIRDRFHWPGLEAEVKRFCQACPACQRTSPRKPPPSPLIPLPIIGVPFERIGMDIVGPLPRSGRGHEHILVIVDYATRYPEAVPLRQANAKSIARELFLLCSRVGLPSEILTDQGTPFMSRLMADLCRLLKVRQIRTSVYHPQTDGLVERFNQTLKQMLRKVAAEDKKDWDLLLPYVLFGVREVPQASTGFTPFELLFGRQPRGLLDVAREAWEQQPAVYRTVVEHVQDMRSKIDRVMPLVREHLVKSQQAQQRLYNRAAQPREFHPGDKVMVLVPNVACKFLAQWQGPYTVEERVGPVNYRVRQPGRRQAVQLYHVNLLKKWVGDRDQVAALAVQEPAVVDANPNLSAAQKTELRHLVGQFQDVFSDTPGQTNVLSHDIHTPPGVVVRQRPYRVPEARRQAIEQEVQKMLKLGVIEPSRSPWSSPIVLVPKPDGTLRFCNDYRRLNEVSAFDSYPMPRVDELLERLGRARYITTLDLTKGYWQVPLSSEARPKTAFSTPSGHWQYRTLPFGLHGAPATFQRLMDVVLRPHQTYAAAYLDDVVIHSEAWEDHLERLRRVLSELRRAGLTANPRKCHLAYNEARYLGFTVGRGLIRPQENKVKAVLDTPRPTNKTQVRAFLGLAGYYRCFIPSFSSIAAPLTDLTRKGQPERVHWNDYAERAFTRIKEALTTEPVLRAPDFGCPFLLQTDASDTGLGAVLSQVQEGEEHPVMYISRKLSQAEKKYAAVEKEALAIKWAVLELKYYLLGRHFTLFTDHAPLQWMARAKDTNARVTRWFLSLQDFHFDVRHRAGTSNTNADGLSRSWAAYAGLSGVTSPPPPVSPFSSLLQNQDVAWGGECGGSPEEQSASPWQLIRNTCNCSTRTNRSRRDLLYKRAPKDRRVRSFSKELKRLPSLSIVPFTDSP